The nucleotide window GACGCGCGTTGGAACGTGCGCTTCGGCGATACCGGGCGGAGGGTGCAAGGAAGACGGCAGGGCGGGCATGCACACGGCTGACGTCCTCGAAGGCGTGGGCGGATGGCGACCAGACTAGGCAGTGCGGACGATCAATGAAAATCGTTTTTTGCGAAGGGTCTGATAGCGGCATTCAATGGTGCATTGCGCCATCAGCCGCCATCCCCGCTTGATGCGGCCACGATACTCCGCAGGTGTTACGCAGGTGTTGTAGGGGCGTGCGCCATCGTGCCCCGCCGCTGTCCGCGGCAGGGGGATCCGGCGGGAAGGGTACGTGTCCTGCGCCTGCAGGATCAGAGCAGCGCCTTGAGCCGGTACAGCGCTTCGAGCGCCTGCTTGGGCGACAACTCGTCGGGATCGATCGCCGCCAGGGCCTCCTGCGCGGCCGACGGAGCCGCGGCGAACAGGCCGAACTGTTGCGGCGCATCCAGCGCCTGCGGCGCCATCTCGGAGGCATGGGTTTCCCGGCCGCGCTGTTCCAGTTCCGCCAGTCGCCGGCGCGCCTGCTGCAGCGTGCTGCGGGGCAGGCCGGCCAGGGCCGCCACCTGCAGGCCGAAGCTCCGGTCCGCCGCGCCCTCTTTCACCGCATGCATGAAGACCAGCGTATCGCCATGCTCCACGGCGTCGAGATGCACGTTGGCGATGCCGCTGCCGGACTCTGCGGCCAGCGCCGTCAGCTCGAAGTAATGGGTGGCGAACAGCGTGTAGCAGCGGTTGCTGCCGGCCAGGTGGCGGGCCACGGCGTCGGCCAGCGCCAGGCCGTCGTAGGTCGAGGTGCCGCGGCCGATCTCGTCCATCAGCACCAGCGACTGCGCCGTGGCGTGGTGCAGGATGTAACTGGTCTCCGCCATTTCCACCATGAAGGTGGACTGGCCGCGCGCCAGGTCGTCGCCGGCGCCGATGCGGGTGAGGATGCGGTCGATGGGCCCGATAACCGCGCGCGCGGCCGGGACGAAGCTGCCGATGTGGGCCAGCAGCACGATCAGTGCGTTCTGCCGCATGTAGGTGCTCTTGCCGCCCATGTTCGGGCCGGTGATCACCAGCATGCGCCTGTCCTCGTCCAGGACCAGGTCGTTGGGTTCGAACGGTTCCTTGCGCACCGCCTCGACCACGGGGTGCCGGCCACGCTCGATGCGCAGCCCGGGCGCTTCGTCCAGTTCCGGTTGCGCCCAGTCCAGTTCCTGCGCACGTTCGGCGAAGGCGGCCAGCACGTCCAGCTCGCTCAGTGCGGCCGCGCAGCGCTTGAGCGGTTCCAGACGCGCATTGAGCGTATCCAGCAGTGCGTCGTACAGCAGTTTCTCGCGCGAGAGCGCGCGCTCGCGGGCGGACAGCACCTTGTCCTCGAACTGCTTGAGCTCTTCGGTGATGTAGCGCTCGGCGCCGGTCAGGGTCTGGCGCCGCGTGTAATGCACCGGGGCACGGTCGGCCTGGCCCTTGCTGATCTCGATGTAATACCCATGCACGCGGTTGTAGCCCACCTTGAGGGTGGCGATGCCGCTGCTCGCGCGTTCGCGGGCCTCCAGGTCGACCAGGAACTGGTCGGCGTTCGTGCTCAGCCGGCGCAACTCGTCGAGTTCGGCATCGTAGCCGTCGGCCAGCACGCCGCCGTCGCTGAGCTTCAACGGCGGTTGCGCGGCGATGGCGGCGATCAGCAGCGCCGCGGTGTCGGCGTGCTCGCCCAGCTCCGCCGCCAGCGCAAGCAGGCGCGGCGAATCCAGCGGCGCCAGATGCCCCTGCACCTCCGGCAGCAGCGCCAGGCCATCGCGCAGCGTGGACAGGTCGCGCGGGCGAGCCGAGCGCAGCGCCACGCGGGTGAGGATGCGCTCCAGGTCGCCCAGCCCGCGGAAGCCGGTGCGCAGGTCGCGCGCGGCGCCTTCCATCAGCGTGGCGACGGCATGGTGGCGCTGGCCCAGCAGGCGGCGGTCGCGCAGTGGCCGGTGCAGCCAGCGCCGCAACAGGCGCCCGCCCATCGGGGTGACGGTGGTGTCCAGCACGCCCAGCAACGTGTGCCGGGTATCGCCATCGACGCGGGTGTCCAGTTCCAGGTGGCGGCGCGTGGCGGCGTTCATCGCGATCGCGTCGCCGGCCGATTCCACCGCGATCGCGGTCAGATGCGGCAAACGCTGCTTCTGGGTCTCTTCCACATAGCCCAGCAGGGCGCCCGCGGCGGCGGTGGCCAACGCTTTGTCGTCGATGCCGAAACCCGTGAGGTCGTGCACGCCGAAGAAGCCCAGCAGCTGGCGGCGCCCGCTGTCGGGGTCGAACAGCCATGGCGCGCGCCGGCGCGCTCCCGTGCGCTGCTGGAGGAACGCCGGCCAGCCTTCCTCGTCCGGCAGCAGCAGTTCGGCCGGCTCGAGCCGTGCGAGTTCGGCCTCCAGCGCGTCGTCGTTCTCGACCTCGTTGACCAGGAAGCGGCCGCCGGCCAGGTCAGCCCAGGCCAGGCCGTAGCCCGTGCGCCCGCGCGCGACCGCCATCAGCAGGGTGTCGCGGCGTTCGTTGAGCAGGGCCTCGTCGGTCACGGTGCCCGGCGTCACCACGCGCACCACCTTGCGCTCCACCAGGCCCTTGGCCAGTGCGGGGTCGCCGATCTGTTCGCAGATCGCCACCGATTCGCCCAGTGCCACCAGCCGCGCCAGATAGCCCTCGCAGGCATGCACCGGCACCCCGGCCATGGGGATGGGGGCGCCCCCGGAACTGCCGCGTTGGGTCAGGGTGATGTCCAGCAGCCGCGCGGCCTTGCGTGCGTCGTCGTAGAACAGTTCGTAGAAGTCCCCCATCCGGAAGAACACCAGCAGGTCCGGGTACTCCGCCTTGGCGGCGAAGAACTGCTTCATCAGGGGCGTGTGTTCCGACTTGTCTTTGCTCACGAGGCCAGGGGGGATGAGGGGGCAAAAGGGCGTTGATTGTAGCCGCTGGCCGCGCCGCGCCCCGATGCCGGCGCGCGTCCGGGCCTGCCTGCCTGGGCCAGGCAGGCTTGGCCTCGCTGCGGTGCGAGGCGGGCGGTGGCGTAACCGGAGTTCCGCACGATCGTTCGTAAAATCAGTGGCTTATCCGTGCCAAAGTGATAGCCGGCGTATCGACGCAGTGCAGAATGCCGCGTCGTGAAGCCGGTGTTAATTTCGCGTTGACGCAAGGGGAGTTGCGTTCGCTTTCGGCGGTACCGCCGCCCGTGCCACCACGGATTTCCTGCACGTCATCGTCGCCAGAACATGGCCCTTGGGAGGGGACAACATGGTCACTGCATCGCATCGGCGCAAAGCGCTTTCGCTCGCCGTCTTCACCGCGCTCTGCGCAACCTCGCACGCATACGCGCAGCAGGCGGCTGCGCCGGCCGAGGAGGAGGAACCCACCACGCTGGCCACCATGACGGTGACCGCGCAGAAGCGTGAGGAGGCCATGCAGGATGTGCCCATCGCGGTCACCGCGATCTCCGAACAGCTGCTGCAGGACACCGGCGTGCGCGACATCAAGGACCTGCAGGTGCTGGTGCCCGGCATGACCGTGACCAGCACGCAGAGCGAGGCCATCACCACCGCGCGCATCCGCGGCATCGGCACCGTCGGCGACAACGTGGGCCTGGAGTCGTCGGTGGGCGTGGTGATCGATGGCGTGTACCGGCCCCGCAACAGCGTCGGCTTCGGCGATCTTGGCCAACTCGAACGCATCGAAGTGCTGAAGGGCCCGCAGGGCACGGTGTTCGGCAAGAACACCTCCGCCGGCGTCATCAACGTGGTGACCCGCCGCCCCAGCTACACGCAGAGCGCAGAAGGCGAAGTCACCGTGGGCAACCACGGTGCGATGGGCGTGTCCGGCAGCTACAACGACGCGCTCGGCGAAGTGGGCGCCTTCAACATCTACGCGGCCAAGCGCAAGCGCGACGGCTGGATGGACGTGCGCACCGGCAACGGTCCGCGCCAGGAAACCGACGACTACGACCAGAACTTCCACACGGTGCGCGGCAAGCTGCTGCTGGAGCCCAGCGACAACCTCGACATCCTGGTGGCCGGCGACTTCACCAGCCGGGAAGAGAACTGCTGTACCGCGGTGCAGACCACGGTGGGCGCCACGGCCGCCATCCTCAATGCGCTGGTCGGCGGCCAGGCCGTCGCCGCGCCGGGCGACGATCCGTTCGACCGCGTCGCCTACAGCAACCGGCCGACCACGCAGGACATCAAGGACAGCGGCGTGTCCGTGGAGGTCAACTGGGATTCGCCGTGGTTCGGCAATGCCACGCTGACGTCCATCACCGCCCAGCGCAAGTGGGAGGCCATCAATGGCCTGGACTACGATTTCAGCACGGCGGACATCCTGTACCGGAATGCGGACGAGGACGAGTCCTTCACCGGCTTCGACACCTTCAGCCAGGAGTTCCGCCTGACCGGCGCCACCGAACGCGTGGACTGGATGGTGGGTGCGTTCTACTCCGACGAGGACCTGGACCGCACCGAGACCTACCGTATCGGCGCGCACTACGAGCCGTACCTGTCGGTGGCGCTGCTGTCCATCATCAATCCCGCCCTGGGCCAGTCGCCGACCGCGCCGCTGTTCCTGTCGCAGGCCAGCGGGCGCCCGTTCGGCACGGTGTTCGCCGGCCTCGGCGCGCTGGACACCTACCAGCAGAACGCCAAGAGCACCGCGCTGTTCACCAACAATACCTGGCATGCGACGGACGCCCTGGATATCACCGTGGGCCTGCGCTACACCCGGGAAAAGAAGCACCTGGTCTCCAACTACAGCAATCCCAACGGCGGCGCCGGCTGCGGTGCGATGCTCGCCAATCCCGCGCAGGTCGTCGCGGCCCTGGTGGCCCGTGGCCTGACCGTGGCGCAGGCGTCGGCGGCGGCTCCCACGGTGGTCGGCTACGGCTGCCTGCCCTGGGCCAACCCGCTGCACAACGCGCCCACGCGCGACACCGTGCAGGAGCGCGAAGAGAAGGAGTGGTCGGGCACGCTGAAGGCGGCCTACCGCTGGAACGACAACGTGATGACCTATGGCTCGTTCGCCCGCGGCTACAAGGGCGGCGGCTTCAACCTGGACCGCGTGCAGTCGTCGAACGGGCTGAGCAGCGGCAGCGCGAACGGCATCCAGCCGGTGCTGGACACGTCCTTCCCCGGTGAGTTCGTCGACAGTTACGAGCTGGGCGCCAAGACCACCTGGCTCGATGGCAACCTGCTGCTCAATGCCACGCTGTTCCACCAGAAGTACGAGGACTTCCAGCTCAACAGCTTCCTGGGCACCAGCTTCGTGGTGCGCTCGATTCCGGAAGTCACCTCGCAGGGCCTGGACGCGGAGCTCATGTGGCAGCCGCGCTCCATACGCGGGCTGATGTTCCAGAGCGGCCTGATGTACGCCGACACCAAGTACGGCGACGATATCCCGGGCGGCGACTTCGTGGCCCCCACCGGCGCGCTGTACAAGCTGCCGGGTGCGCAGATGAGCTTCGCGCCGAAGTGGTCCGGGTCGGCGTCGGTCACCTACGAATGGGACATCGGCAGCCTGATGGCGCGTTTCAACATCGGCGCCAAGTACGTGTCCAAGTACAACACCGGCTCCGACCTCGACCCGGAGAAGATGCAGGACGCCTACACCGTGGCGAACGCGCGCTTCGGCATCGGTGCGCAGGACCAGCGGTGGATGCTGGAGTTCTGGGGCACCAACATCACCGACGAGGAATACGTGCAGGTCGGCTTCGACGGCCCGCTGCAGAACGTCTCGCCGGCGCCCAACAACCCGTTCAACACGTTCAACGCCTTCCTGGGCGCGCCCCGGATGTACGGCGTGACGCTGCGCGTCCG belongs to Pseudoxanthomonas sp. F37 and includes:
- the mutS gene encoding DNA mismatch repair protein MutS, with protein sequence MKQFFAAKAEYPDLLVFFRMGDFYELFYDDARKAARLLDITLTQRGSSGGAPIPMAGVPVHACEGYLARLVALGESVAICEQIGDPALAKGLVERKVVRVVTPGTVTDEALLNERRDTLLMAVARGRTGYGLAWADLAGGRFLVNEVENDDALEAELARLEPAELLLPDEEGWPAFLQQRTGARRRAPWLFDPDSGRRQLLGFFGVHDLTGFGIDDKALATAAAGALLGYVEETQKQRLPHLTAIAVESAGDAIAMNAATRRHLELDTRVDGDTRHTLLGVLDTTVTPMGGRLLRRWLHRPLRDRRLLGQRHHAVATLMEGAARDLRTGFRGLGDLERILTRVALRSARPRDLSTLRDGLALLPEVQGHLAPLDSPRLLALAAELGEHADTAALLIAAIAAQPPLKLSDGGVLADGYDAELDELRRLSTNADQFLVDLEARERASSGIATLKVGYNRVHGYYIEISKGQADRAPVHYTRRQTLTGAERYITEELKQFEDKVLSARERALSREKLLYDALLDTLNARLEPLKRCAAALSELDVLAAFAERAQELDWAQPELDEAPGLRIERGRHPVVEAVRKEPFEPNDLVLDEDRRMLVITGPNMGGKSTYMRQNALIVLLAHIGSFVPAARAVIGPIDRILTRIGAGDDLARGQSTFMVEMAETSYILHHATAQSLVLMDEIGRGTSTYDGLALADAVARHLAGSNRCYTLFATHYFELTALAAESGSGIANVHLDAVEHGDTLVFMHAVKEGAADRSFGLQVAALAGLPRSTLQQARRRLAELEQRGRETHASEMAPQALDAPQQFGLFAAAPSAAQEALAAIDPDELSPKQALEALYRLKALL
- a CDS encoding TonB-dependent receptor translates to MVTASHRRKALSLAVFTALCATSHAYAQQAAAPAEEEEPTTLATMTVTAQKREEAMQDVPIAVTAISEQLLQDTGVRDIKDLQVLVPGMTVTSTQSEAITTARIRGIGTVGDNVGLESSVGVVIDGVYRPRNSVGFGDLGQLERIEVLKGPQGTVFGKNTSAGVINVVTRRPSYTQSAEGEVTVGNHGAMGVSGSYNDALGEVGAFNIYAAKRKRDGWMDVRTGNGPRQETDDYDQNFHTVRGKLLLEPSDNLDILVAGDFTSREENCCTAVQTTVGATAAILNALVGGQAVAAPGDDPFDRVAYSNRPTTQDIKDSGVSVEVNWDSPWFGNATLTSITAQRKWEAINGLDYDFSTADILYRNADEDESFTGFDTFSQEFRLTGATERVDWMVGAFYSDEDLDRTETYRIGAHYEPYLSVALLSIINPALGQSPTAPLFLSQASGRPFGTVFAGLGALDTYQQNAKSTALFTNNTWHATDALDITVGLRYTREKKHLVSNYSNPNGGAGCGAMLANPAQVVAALVARGLTVAQASAAAPTVVGYGCLPWANPLHNAPTRDTVQEREEKEWSGTLKAAYRWNDNVMTYGSFARGYKGGGFNLDRVQSSNGLSSGSANGIQPVLDTSFPGEFVDSYELGAKTTWLDGNLLLNATLFHQKYEDFQLNSFLGTSFVVRSIPEVTSQGLDAELMWQPRSIRGLMFQSGLMYADTKYGDDIPGGDFVAPTGALYKLPGAQMSFAPKWSGSASVTYEWDIGSLMARFNIGAKYVSKYNTGSDLDPEKMQDAYTVANARFGIGAQDQRWMLEFWGTNITDEEYVQVGFDGPLQNVSPAPNNPFNTFNAFLGAPRMYGVTLRVRY